A window of the Salarias fasciatus chromosome 7, fSalaFa1.1, whole genome shotgun sequence genome harbors these coding sequences:
- the parvg gene encoding gamma-parvin isoform X2 → MEADIFKYHKAEDALDAESFQGEKRKVIQPASLKDPRLEKLKEALVDWINRSLIAEHIVVQSLEEDLYDGLVLHHLLSRLGDVNLSVEEIALTSTAQIHKLEVVLDELDKRLGLQDGGGIKWNVKLIHGKDLLATLHLLVAMVRCFQPELDLPSNVKVEVVVVEVSKSGIKSDVQIEVLTEESEADSDSLGRTEREDPIERLLKLDAHKVNTVKKAILHFVNQNMAAVGPQVADMDKQFADGVILLLLIGQLEGFFIPLFDFNLTPVSHSEMLHNVTLALDLLNDCGLQIPNVEPEDIVSQDITATMKVLYPLFKKHKAK, encoded by the exons ATGGAGGCTGACATCTTCAAGTACCACAAAGCTGAAGATGCGCTGGATGCTGAGTCTTTTCAGG gagagaagagaaaagttATTCAACCAGCATCTTTAAAAGACCCAAGGCTTGAAAAGCTTAAAGAG GCGTTGGTTGATTGGATCAATAGGAGTTTGATAGCGGAGCACATTGTGGTTCAGAGCCTGGAGGAGGATCTGTACGACGGGCTGGTGCTCCATCACTTGCTGT CCAGACTGGGCGACGTGAACTTGAGCGTGGAGGAGATCGCGCTGACCAGCACGGCTCAGATCCACAAGCTGGAGGTGGTCCTGGACGAGCTGGACAAGAGGCTGGGTCTGCAGGACGGCGGCGGGATCAAGTGGAACGTCAAAC TCATCCACGGCAAAGACCTGCTGGCCACGCTCCATCtcctggttgccatggtgagGTGTTTCCAGCCTGAACTGGATTTGCCCTCGAACGTGAAGGTTGAAGTCGTGGTCGTGGAA GTCAGCAAGAGTGGAATCAAGTCAGATGTGCAGATCGAAGTCCTCACCGAGGAAAG CGAGGCAGACTCAGACTCCCTCGGCAGGACTGAAA GGGAGGATCCCATAGAGCGACTGCTGAAGCTTGATGCCCACAAGGTCAACACAGTGAAGAAG GCCATCCTGCATTTTGTCAACCAGAACATGGCGGCCGTGGGGCCTCAGGTGGCCGACATGGACAAACAG TTCGCTGATGGAgtgatcctgctgctgctgattggaCAGCTTGAAGGTTTCTTCATCCCCCTCTTTGACTTCAACTTGACCCCTGTCAGCCACTCCGAGATG CTTCACAATGTGACCTTGGCCTTGGACTTGTTGAACGATTGTGGATTGCAGATCCCCAATGTTGAGCCAGAAG ACATCGTCTCTCAGGACATCACGGCCACCATGAAGGTCCTGTACCCGCTGTTCAAGAAGCACAAAGCCAAATGA
- the parvg gene encoding gamma-parvin isoform X1, whose protein sequence is MRLCAKHTAGEKRFFFFSLLRPAGSSGFLALREGRGAGTMEADIFKYHKAEDALDAESFQGEKRKVIQPASLKDPRLEKLKEALVDWINRSLIAEHIVVQSLEEDLYDGLVLHHLLSRLGDVNLSVEEIALTSTAQIHKLEVVLDELDKRLGLQDGGGIKWNVKLIHGKDLLATLHLLVAMVRCFQPELDLPSNVKVEVVVVEVSKSGIKSDVQIEVLTEESEADSDSLGRTEREDPIERLLKLDAHKVNTVKKAILHFVNQNMAAVGPQVADMDKQFADGVILLLLIGQLEGFFIPLFDFNLTPVSHSEMLHNVTLALDLLNDCGLQIPNVEPEDIVSQDITATMKVLYPLFKKHKAK, encoded by the exons ATGAGACTTTGTGCcaaacacactgctggagaaaagcgtttcttcttcttctcactgCTGAG GCCAGCCGGCAGCAGTGGATTTCTCGCcttgagggaggggaggggggcaggaaCGATGGAGGCTGACATCTTCAAGTACCACAAAGCTGAAGATGCGCTGGATGCTGAGTCTTTTCAGG gagagaagagaaaagttATTCAACCAGCATCTTTAAAAGACCCAAGGCTTGAAAAGCTTAAAGAG GCGTTGGTTGATTGGATCAATAGGAGTTTGATAGCGGAGCACATTGTGGTTCAGAGCCTGGAGGAGGATCTGTACGACGGGCTGGTGCTCCATCACTTGCTGT CCAGACTGGGCGACGTGAACTTGAGCGTGGAGGAGATCGCGCTGACCAGCACGGCTCAGATCCACAAGCTGGAGGTGGTCCTGGACGAGCTGGACAAGAGGCTGGGTCTGCAGGACGGCGGCGGGATCAAGTGGAACGTCAAAC TCATCCACGGCAAAGACCTGCTGGCCACGCTCCATCtcctggttgccatggtgagGTGTTTCCAGCCTGAACTGGATTTGCCCTCGAACGTGAAGGTTGAAGTCGTGGTCGTGGAA GTCAGCAAGAGTGGAATCAAGTCAGATGTGCAGATCGAAGTCCTCACCGAGGAAAG CGAGGCAGACTCAGACTCCCTCGGCAGGACTGAAA GGGAGGATCCCATAGAGCGACTGCTGAAGCTTGATGCCCACAAGGTCAACACAGTGAAGAAG GCCATCCTGCATTTTGTCAACCAGAACATGGCGGCCGTGGGGCCTCAGGTGGCCGACATGGACAAACAG TTCGCTGATGGAgtgatcctgctgctgctgattggaCAGCTTGAAGGTTTCTTCATCCCCCTCTTTGACTTCAACTTGACCCCTGTCAGCCACTCCGAGATG CTTCACAATGTGACCTTGGCCTTGGACTTGTTGAACGATTGTGGATTGCAGATCCCCAATGTTGAGCCAGAAG ACATCGTCTCTCAGGACATCACGGCCACCATGAAGGTCCTGTACCCGCTGTTCAAGAAGCACAAAGCCAAATGA
- the parvb gene encoding beta-parvin isoform X3: protein MEAHDLSDLHEEGKNAINAPLLPAGTDIHPEDTLLEENAERVMLDPTSRENLKFKDLVKVLIDWINSELEEDRIIVKDLEEDCYDGQVLQKLFEKLSGRKLNVAEVTQSEIGQKQKLQTVLEAVNEMLRPHGWTIEWSVDSIHSKNLVSIVYLLVALAMHFQAPIRLPEHVSVQVVVVKKREGILQTALVTKELTSTTEMMMGRFERDAFDTLLDHAPDKLNVVKTSLITFVNKHLNKLNLEVTELESQFADGVYLILLMGLLEDYFVPLYNFFLTPESFEQKVHNVAFAFELMQDGGLKKPKARPEDVVNLNLKSTLRVLYNLFTNYKNSE from the exons ATGGAGGCTCATGATT TGAGTGACCTACACGAGGAGGGGAAGAATGCCATCAACGCTCCTCTGCTTCCCGCCGGGACGGACATCCATCCCGAGGACACACTGCTCG AGGAAAACGCAGAGAGGGTCATGCTGGATCCAACATCAAGGGAAAATCTGAAATTTAAAGACCTTGTGAAG GTCCTGATTGACTGGATCAACAGCGAGCTGGAGGAAGATCGGATCATTGTGaaagacctggaggaggactgtTACGATGGACAAGTGCTGCAGAAGTTATTTG AGAAGCTGTCGGGCAGGAAGCTGAACGTGGCGGAGGTCACTCAGTCGGAGATCGGCCAGAAGCAGAAGCTCCAGACGGTTTTAGAGGCCGTCAATGAGATGCTGAGGCCTCACGGCTGGACTATTGAGTGGAGCGTGGACT CCATCCATTCGAAGAACCTGGTGTCGATAGTTTACCTGCTGGTGGCTCTGGCCATGCACTTCCAGGCCCCCATCAGGCTGCCCGAGCACGTGTCCGTACAGGTGGTGGTGGTCAAG aaGAGAGAGGGCATCCTGCAGACTGCCCTCGTGACCAAAGAGCTGACCAGCACGACAGA AATGATGATGGGCCGATTCG AGCGAGATGCGTTTGACACTCTGTTGGATCACGCGCCAGACAAGCTCAACGTGGTGAAAACG TCTCTCATCACCTTCGTCAACAAACACCTGAACAAGTTAAACCTGGAAGTTACAGAGCTGgagtctcag tttgcagACGGAGTGTACCTGATTTTACTGATGGGGCTGCTGGAGGACTACTTTGTCCCTCTGTACAACTTCTTCCTCACTCCTGAGAGCTTCGAGCAGAAG GTCCACAATGTAGCCTTTGCGTTTGAGCTGATGCAGGACGGAGGCCTGAAGAAACCCAAAGCCAGGCCAGAAG ATGTGGTCAACCTGAACCTGAAGTCTACGCTCAGAGTCCTCTACAACCTGTTCACCAACTACAAAAACTCCGAGTGA
- the parvb gene encoding beta-parvin isoform X1: MSATPAASANKMKKDESFLGKLGGTLVRKKRSKEVSDLHEEGKNAINAPLLPAGTDIHPEDTLLEENAERVMLDPTSRENLKFKDLVKVLIDWINSELEEDRIIVKDLEEDCYDGQVLQKLFEKLSGRKLNVAEVTQSEIGQKQKLQTVLEAVNEMLRPHGWTIEWSVDSIHSKNLVSIVYLLVALAMHFQAPIRLPEHVSVQVVVVKKREGILQTALVTKELTSTTEMMMGRFERDAFDTLLDHAPDKLNVVKTSLITFVNKHLNKLNLEVTELESQFADGVYLILLMGLLEDYFVPLYNFFLTPESFEQKVHNVAFAFELMQDGGLKKPKARPEDVVNLNLKSTLRVLYNLFTNYKNSE, encoded by the exons ATGTCCGCGACTCCGGCCGCGTCCgccaacaaaatgaaaaaggacGAGTCCTTCCTGGGGAAGCTAGGAGGAACCCTGGTCCGGAAGAAAAGGTCCAAAGAGG TGAGTGACCTACACGAGGAGGGGAAGAATGCCATCAACGCTCCTCTGCTTCCCGCCGGGACGGACATCCATCCCGAGGACACACTGCTCG AGGAAAACGCAGAGAGGGTCATGCTGGATCCAACATCAAGGGAAAATCTGAAATTTAAAGACCTTGTGAAG GTCCTGATTGACTGGATCAACAGCGAGCTGGAGGAAGATCGGATCATTGTGaaagacctggaggaggactgtTACGATGGACAAGTGCTGCAGAAGTTATTTG AGAAGCTGTCGGGCAGGAAGCTGAACGTGGCGGAGGTCACTCAGTCGGAGATCGGCCAGAAGCAGAAGCTCCAGACGGTTTTAGAGGCCGTCAATGAGATGCTGAGGCCTCACGGCTGGACTATTGAGTGGAGCGTGGACT CCATCCATTCGAAGAACCTGGTGTCGATAGTTTACCTGCTGGTGGCTCTGGCCATGCACTTCCAGGCCCCCATCAGGCTGCCCGAGCACGTGTCCGTACAGGTGGTGGTGGTCAAG aaGAGAGAGGGCATCCTGCAGACTGCCCTCGTGACCAAAGAGCTGACCAGCACGACAGA AATGATGATGGGCCGATTCG AGCGAGATGCGTTTGACACTCTGTTGGATCACGCGCCAGACAAGCTCAACGTGGTGAAAACG TCTCTCATCACCTTCGTCAACAAACACCTGAACAAGTTAAACCTGGAAGTTACAGAGCTGgagtctcag tttgcagACGGAGTGTACCTGATTTTACTGATGGGGCTGCTGGAGGACTACTTTGTCCCTCTGTACAACTTCTTCCTCACTCCTGAGAGCTTCGAGCAGAAG GTCCACAATGTAGCCTTTGCGTTTGAGCTGATGCAGGACGGAGGCCTGAAGAAACCCAAAGCCAGGCCAGAAG ATGTGGTCAACCTGAACCTGAAGTCTACGCTCAGAGTCCTCTACAACCTGTTCACCAACTACAAAAACTCCGAGTGA
- the parvb gene encoding beta-parvin isoform X2 has product MAGLLCGTKRKKQVSDLHEEGKNAINAPLLPAGTDIHPEDTLLEENAERVMLDPTSRENLKFKDLVKVLIDWINSELEEDRIIVKDLEEDCYDGQVLQKLFEKLSGRKLNVAEVTQSEIGQKQKLQTVLEAVNEMLRPHGWTIEWSVDSIHSKNLVSIVYLLVALAMHFQAPIRLPEHVSVQVVVVKKREGILQTALVTKELTSTTEMMMGRFERDAFDTLLDHAPDKLNVVKTSLITFVNKHLNKLNLEVTELESQFADGVYLILLMGLLEDYFVPLYNFFLTPESFEQKVHNVAFAFELMQDGGLKKPKARPEDVVNLNLKSTLRVLYNLFTNYKNSE; this is encoded by the exons ATGGCGGGGCTGCTGTGTGGGACCAAGAGGAAGAAACAAG TGAGTGACCTACACGAGGAGGGGAAGAATGCCATCAACGCTCCTCTGCTTCCCGCCGGGACGGACATCCATCCCGAGGACACACTGCTCG AGGAAAACGCAGAGAGGGTCATGCTGGATCCAACATCAAGGGAAAATCTGAAATTTAAAGACCTTGTGAAG GTCCTGATTGACTGGATCAACAGCGAGCTGGAGGAAGATCGGATCATTGTGaaagacctggaggaggactgtTACGATGGACAAGTGCTGCAGAAGTTATTTG AGAAGCTGTCGGGCAGGAAGCTGAACGTGGCGGAGGTCACTCAGTCGGAGATCGGCCAGAAGCAGAAGCTCCAGACGGTTTTAGAGGCCGTCAATGAGATGCTGAGGCCTCACGGCTGGACTATTGAGTGGAGCGTGGACT CCATCCATTCGAAGAACCTGGTGTCGATAGTTTACCTGCTGGTGGCTCTGGCCATGCACTTCCAGGCCCCCATCAGGCTGCCCGAGCACGTGTCCGTACAGGTGGTGGTGGTCAAG aaGAGAGAGGGCATCCTGCAGACTGCCCTCGTGACCAAAGAGCTGACCAGCACGACAGA AATGATGATGGGCCGATTCG AGCGAGATGCGTTTGACACTCTGTTGGATCACGCGCCAGACAAGCTCAACGTGGTGAAAACG TCTCTCATCACCTTCGTCAACAAACACCTGAACAAGTTAAACCTGGAAGTTACAGAGCTGgagtctcag tttgcagACGGAGTGTACCTGATTTTACTGATGGGGCTGCTGGAGGACTACTTTGTCCCTCTGTACAACTTCTTCCTCACTCCTGAGAGCTTCGAGCAGAAG GTCCACAATGTAGCCTTTGCGTTTGAGCTGATGCAGGACGGAGGCCTGAAGAAACCCAAAGCCAGGCCAGAAG ATGTGGTCAACCTGAACCTGAAGTCTACGCTCAGAGTCCTCTACAACCTGTTCACCAACTACAAAAACTCCGAGTGA
- the hdac10 gene encoding polyamine deacetylase HDAC10 — protein MGTALIYDEEMTSYKLLWDDPECEVEVPERLTVSYEALVRSGLADHCVSIPVREATEEEILLIHSEEYLEKVKKTPHMSVQELKDFALQFNAVYFHPNSYHCAKLAVGAALQLVDHVLMGKVRNGMALVRPPGHHSMRDAACGFCTFNNVAIAAQYAKQKYGLKRVLIVDWDIHHGQGVQYCFEDDPSVLYFSWHRYEHSIFWPHLPESDYDAVGKDKGVGFNINVPWNKVGMTNSDFLSVFCHVLLPVAYEFCPELVLVSAGYDSGIGDPEGEMCATPDIFAHLTHLLMNLAGGKVCAVLEGGYNLTSLSQSVCQTVQTLLGDPNPRPENLRSPCQSALESIHCVRWAHRRYWSCLGHAADLSSFQISTKPSGSPKEAGESTWKDKVAVVWPEPVKRVAPPVRTAALLSDEAVCPEGCKRLATSDKLDPRVAGKLRENFLEGEGDSEALSALSGLITLTEKMEKDEILNGLAVVRDITMATACVVQHVTMAPNNRVLVVCVGDGEAPSNITEDRKALVVRIGSRETKQSKCKNDIPVCLKKGCADVSGVIQAVFGLLLPLGYEFDPSLVLLVRMPGSEVSDGVWQQLTGLLQCLAQGHVLVLIQECEKSCVSPTACSLLGEPAPPLGQLQAPLPQDVEDMERLRRKLLADWTLLQTTAADTGKRQEL, from the exons ATGGGCACCGCGCTCATTTATGATGAAGAAATGACCAGCTACAAACTGCTCTGGGATGA CCCAGAATGTGAGGTGGAGGTGCCCGAGCGTCTGACAGTGAGCTACGAGGCTTTGGTCCGGAGTGGTCTCGCCGATCACTGTGTCTCCATCCCAGTCCGAGAGGCCACCGAGGAGGAGATTCTGCTGATTCACAG TGAAGAATACCTGGAGAAAGTGAAAAAGACTCCACACATGTCTGTGCAAGAGTTGAAGGACTTCGCTCTCCAGTTTAACGCGGTCTACTTTCACCCT AACTCTTACCACTGTGCAAAACTGGCTGTGGGGGCTGCACTGCAGCTAGTGGACCACGTCCTGATGGGGAAAGTGAGGAATGGCATGGCTCTTGTCAG GCCGCCAGGACACCACAGCATGCGGGATGCAGCCTGTGGTTTCTGCACCTTCAACAATGTAGCTATAGCAGCTCAGTATGCCAAACAAAAGTATGGACTCAAAAG AGTGTTGATCGTGGACTGGGACATACATCATGGCCAAGGTGTGCAGTACTGTTTTGAAGACGATCCAAG TGTACTCTACTTTTCTTGGCACCGTTACGAACATTCGATCTTTTGGCCTCATCTTCCTGAATCCGACTACGACGCTGTTGGCAAAGATAAAGGTGTTGGCTTCAACATTAATGTGCCCTGGAACAAG GTTGGGATGACAAACAGCgactttctgtctgtcttctgtcatgttctcctgccagTTGCATACGAG TTTTGCCCAGAATTGGTTTTGGTGTCTGCTGGCTATGACTCGGGAATCGGCGACCCGGAG GGTGAAATGTGTGCTACTCCAGACATCTTTGCACACCTCACTCACCTCTTAATGAATCTTGCAGGAGGGAAAGTGTGTGCCGTGCTGGAG GGTGGATACAACCTGACTTCACTGTCCCAGTCAGTCTGCCAGACAGTCCAGACTCTGCTCGGAGATCCAAACCCTCGGCCTGAAAACCTCCGCAGCCCCTGTCAGAG TGCCCTGGAGTCTATCCACTGTGTGCGTTGGGCTCACAGACGGTACTGGTCGTGCCTCGGCCATGCAG CTGATCTGTCCTCCTTCCAAATCAGCACCAAGCCCTCCGGATCACCAAAAGAAGCGGGGGAAAGCACATGGAAAGACAAAGTGGCGGTGGTTTGGCCCGAGCCTGTGAAACGCGTCGCCCCTCCTGTTCGCACCGCCGCGCTGCTCTCAGATGAGGCGGTTTGTCCGGAGGGATGTAAACGCCTCGCCACCTCGGACAAACTCGACCCACGTGTCGCCGGTAAACTCAG GGAGAACTTCCTCGAAGGCGAGGGTGACAGCGAAGCTCTCTCTGCCCTCTCTGGTCTCATTACCCTCACAGAGAAAATGGAGAAGGATGAG ATCCTCAATGGCTTGGCCGTGGTCCGGGATATCACCATGGCGACGGCGTGTGTTGTGCAGCATGTCACAATGGCTCCAAACAATCG TGTTTTAGTCGTGTGTGTCGGCGACGGGGAAGCCCCAAGTAACATCACAGAAGACAG AAAAGCTCTTGTGGTGCGGATAGGCAGCAGAGAGACGAAGcagtcaaaatgcaaaaatgacatTCCAGTGTGTTTAAAGAAG GGCTGCGCTGATGTGTCAGGGGTCATTCAGGCCGTGTTTGGTCTTCTTCTGCCTCTGGGGTATGAGTTTGACcccagtctggttctgctggttcggATGCCGGGGAGTGAAGTGAGTGACGGTGTGTGGCAGCAGCTGACCGGTCTGCtgcagtgccttgctcaagggcacgTGCTGGTTCTAATACAG GAATGTGAGAAATCCTGCGTGAGTCCAACAGCCTGTTCTCTGCTGGGGGAGCCGGCCCCCCCTCTGGGCCAGCTTCAGGCGCCACTCCCACAGGATGTGGAGGACATGGAGAGGCTGAGACGGAAGCTGCTGGCTGACTGGACGCTCCTGCAGACCACCG CCGCAGACACGGGAAAGAGGCAGGAACTCTGA
- the aplnr2 gene encoding apelin receptor 2, translating into MSHADLFQSPVPSPSPYFHCDYSEWSPTFSIIPSVYLLAFLLGCLGNSLVLWAYLDRADSRRIRTTEKKPPRSGWFCCLSVFRTGQQSVNSDGRTHCMSLSLTKKGNGGCSSPKPHRPSSHSSTSSSPPSTPRPSRSLTDSLIASLALADLCFLVTLPLWAVYTAMGYHWPFGQPLCQISSFLTALNMYASVFSLSMLSVERYWVLTGRRPSSRHTLQGCPRRALWVLGGVWVASGVLALPGLLLRSVRQVESDEELEDDWQQDGVDRSVFLSCQMDYSMLTGAELEEGEKERAEMWWAAALSLKSTLIGFLLPLIVLLVCYCSLAQLVSRHFGRGPHPDRRRQRRLLRVIVTLVLAFFLCWLPLHVNKTASLLLEFGFLPYSCSLDRILLAAHPYVTCLAYLNSCLNPVLYAACDPSFRKRCRGALFGWCRMTGKRKDMGEGDEGNKDGVAQEKQEISSTFPTRTQEETEDRVEDGEPERVGDSRAV; encoded by the coding sequence ATGTCACACGCAGACCTCTTCCAATCCCCCGTTCCTTCTCCGTCTCCCTACTTCCACTGTGACTACAGCGAGTGGTCGCCCACCTTCTCCATCATCCCCTCCGTCTACCTGCTGGCGTTCCTGCTGGGCTGCCTGGGGAACAGCCTGGTGCTCTGGGCCTACTTGGACCGAGCCGACAGCAGAAGAATCAGGACGACGGAGAAAAAGCCGCCGCGATCCGGATGGTTCTGCTGCCTCTCTGTTTTCAGGACCGGTCAGCAGAGCGTCAACAGCGATGGCAGAACTCACTGCATGTCTCTTTCTCTGACAAAAAAAGGCAACGGTGGATGTTCCTCACCGAAACCCCACAGACCTTCCTCTcattcctccacctcctcctccccgccctCCACCCCTCGTCCCTCTCGCTCCCTCACAGACTCCCTTATAGCCAGTTTGGCGTTGGCTGACCTGTGCTTCCTGGTGACTCTGCCGCTGTGGGCCGTCTACACAGCGATGGGCTACCACTGGCCCTTCGGCCAGCCCCTCTGCCAGATCAGCAGCTTCCTCACCGCCCTCAACATGTACGCTAGCGTGTTCAGCCTGAGCATGCTCAGCGTGGAGCGGTACTGGGTTCTGACTGGACGCCGGCCCTCCAGCCGCCACACCCTGCAGGGCTGCCCCAGAAGGGCTTTGTGGGTACTGGGAGGCGTGTGGGTGGCGTCCGGAGTGCTGGCACTTCCTGGTTTGCTCCTGCGCTCCGTGCGGCAGGTGGAATCGGATGAGGAATTGGAGGATGATTGGCAGCAAGATGGCGTTGATCGATCCGTCTTTCTTTCCTGCCAGATGGATTACTCCATGCTGACCGGAGCAGAGCtggaagagggagagaaagagagggccGAGATGTGGTGGGCTGCAGCTCTGAGCCTAAAATCAACCCTAATTGGGTTTCTGTTGCCTCTGATTGTATTACTAGTTTGTTACTGCTCACTAGCTCAGCTCGTCAGCAGGCATTTCGGACGGGGACCTCATCCTGACCGCAGACGCCAGCGCAGACTCCTCAGGGTTATTGTGACTTTAGTGTTGGCTTTCTTCTTGTGCTGGCTACCTCTGCATGTTAATAAAACTGcgtccctgctgctggagtttgGGTTCCTCCCTTACTCCTGCTCTTTAGATCGGATTTTGCTGGCTGCTCACCCGTACGTCACCTGTTTAGCTTACCTAAACTCCTGCCTGAACCCCGTTCTCTACGCCGCCTGCGACCCATCTTTCAGGAAGAGATGCAGAGGAGCCCTGTTTGGGTGGTGCAGGATGACCGGAAAAAGGAAAGACATGGGTGAAGGGGATGAGGGCAACAAGGATGGAGTggcacaagaaaaacaagaaataagcTCAACATTTCCCACAAGGAcacaggaggaaacagaagaCAGAGTAGAGGATGGAGAACCAGAGAGGGTGGGGGACTCAAGAGCTGTGTAA